A stretch of DNA from Maridesulfovibrio sp.:
CCCTTGCTGCAGCCGGTGACATGGACCTGCTGGCAGACCGTGCATCCTGGTGGTGGCGTGAAAATAATACCTAGGGAGAAGTGCATCTAAAAAAAGGATAAGGCCGCATTCTCCCGGAGGATGCGGCCTTTTTTTATATATAAAACTGGTGTGAGAATTTAAAAATACAGCGCTTAATAAAATGGAGATTTGAAAATGAAGATTGAATTGACACAGTACGGCAAATGGTTGCCGGCTGACACGCAGACACCGATCAGTCTTTATCTCGGGCTGGTCGGGGATGCGCCCGGTATCCTGCTGGAAAGTGCAGAGGTTGACGGCCGTCTCGGCCGCTACAGCCTGATTGCCTGGGATTTCAGGCTGAAGCTTTCTCCGGTTTGCGGCAAGCTTTCCGTGGAATGCGCGGATTCGAGGCTGGCCGGTCTGGCCACTTATTCCGGAATGGATTTTCTGGACGGTATGCGTGCGGTGATGAAGGCTCTGCATGTTAATACCGGTCCGGAAGTCGGGGAACTTCCTCCGTTGACCCGAGGTCTTTACGGAACGCTCGGATACGGAATTGCAGGCATGCTTGAACCCAAGCTGAAGGACAAGCTTCCGGCCGAAGACGCCGAGGTCCGGCTCGCTCTTCCGGGCAGGGTGGTTCTGTTTGACCACCTCAAGCACAGCTGCTGTTTCCTGTCGCTGGACAAGGATGCCGAGCCTGAATTCACTCCGCCTGTCTTCGGGGTATCCTGCGAACCTACAAAGGTCGGCGAACCTGTGGCTGAGCCCGGACAGGAGAAATACAAGAAGGGTGTGGAAAAGATCAAGGAACTCATTGCCGAGGGCGAATGCATACAGGTTGTGCTTTCCACCCGTTTTTCCGCACCGTTCAGCGGTAATTCCTTCGACCTGTATCGCAGGTTGCGGCAGGCCAACCCTTCGCCGTTCATGTTCTACATGAAATTCAGCCGCGAGGAGATTCTGCTTGGTTCCTCACCGGAAATGATGGCCAGATGCGAGAAGGGCAGACTTGAAGTCCGTCCTATTGCGGGAACAAGGCCGCGCGGTAAGGATGCAGCAGGAGACCGCAGATTCGTGGAGGAGCTGCTGGCTGATCCCAAGGAACGTGCAGAACACGTTATGCTGGTCGATCTCGGCCGCAACGATCTCGGGCGCATAGCAAAGCCCGGTTCCGTTACCGTGGAGAAGTTCATGCAGATAGAATACTTCAGCCACGTCATGCACATCACTTCATATGTGGAAGCTGATCTTCG
This window harbors:
- a CDS encoding anthranilate synthase component I family protein; the protein is MKIELTQYGKWLPADTQTPISLYLGLVGDAPGILLESAEVDGRLGRYSLIAWDFRLKLSPVCGKLSVECADSRLAGLATYSGMDFLDGMRAVMKALHVNTGPEVGELPPLTRGLYGTLGYGIAGMLEPKLKDKLPAEDAEVRLALPGRVVLFDHLKHSCCFLSLDKDAEPEFTPPVFGVSCEPTKVGEPVAEPGQEKYKKGVEKIKELIAEGECIQVVLSTRFSAPFSGNSFDLYRRLRQANPSPFMFYMKFSREEILLGSSPEMMARCEKGRLEVRPIAGTRPRGKDAAGDRRFVEELLADPKERAEHVMLVDLGRNDLGRIAKPGSVTVEKFMQIEYFSHVMHITSYVEADLRDDHDAIDVLQATFPAGTLSGAPKIRAMEIISEIEEVPRGPYGGCIGFIGLDKDSVNLDTGITIRSMWIRDGKCHWQAGAGIVYDSDPEMEWLECNNKARVLKEILQSEGGDVFTRG